Proteins encoded within one genomic window of Nitrospina gracilis 3/211:
- a CDS encoding dioxygenase family protein yields MKSLENSYSRRNFLKTGMGALGGLAGSFLAGSAWAQAMRMTTPRQTLGPFFPDEGDAVHEIRENLDFRLPISEANDNDLTHIKGHKGTAEGQVIHLEGQVLFRWQGEAKPQPGAVIILWNAAASGRYNHRGDREATRFKHPETGQWVERTHDEHFQYWGRCITDDDGRYSFKTVVPGFYPVDIENGWYRPPHLHFMVTAPGIPQLVTQLYFKGEAVPNNELIQKLNARDLILRDSALTREQQENLIVEYRRSESNPDVLTGNYDFMLSF; encoded by the coding sequence ATGAAAAGCCTGGAAAACTCGTATTCGCGACGCAACTTTTTGAAGACCGGGATGGGGGCGCTCGGCGGACTCGCAGGATCCTTTCTTGCGGGTTCCGCCTGGGCGCAGGCCATGCGGATGACCACTCCCAGGCAGACACTGGGGCCGTTCTTCCCGGACGAAGGCGATGCGGTCCACGAGATTCGCGAAAACCTCGACTTCCGCCTGCCCATCAGCGAAGCCAACGACAACGACCTCACGCACATCAAAGGTCACAAAGGCACCGCTGAGGGCCAGGTCATTCATCTGGAAGGCCAGGTCCTGTTCCGCTGGCAGGGAGAAGCCAAGCCGCAACCCGGTGCGGTGATCATCCTGTGGAACGCCGCCGCCTCCGGACGCTACAACCACCGCGGCGACCGCGAGGCGACGCGGTTCAAGCATCCGGAAACCGGACAGTGGGTGGAGCGCACGCACGACGAACACTTCCAGTACTGGGGGCGCTGCATCACCGATGATGACGGTCGTTACAGTTTCAAAACCGTGGTGCCCGGTTTCTACCCGGTGGACATCGAAAACGGATGGTACCGCCCGCCGCACCTGCACTTCATGGTCACCGCACCCGGCATCCCGCAACTGGTGACCCAGTTGTATTTCAAAGGCGAGGCCGTGCCCAACAACGAACTCATACAGAAGTTGAACGCGCGCGACCTGATCCTGCGCGACTCGGCTCTCACGCGGGAACAGCAGGAAAACCTGATCGTCGAATACCGTCGGTCGGAGTCAAACCCGGACGTGCTGACCGGCAATTACGATTTCATGCTGTCATTCTGA
- a CDS encoding CDGSH iron-sulfur domain-containing protein, whose amino-acid sequence MSWQKEPFEIEVKKGEIKAFCACGKSENGPYCDGSHQGTEYTPYVIEFDKDQTIYACGCQQSGNRPFCDGSHERR is encoded by the coding sequence ATGAGCTGGCAAAAGGAACCATTTGAGATCGAAGTCAAAAAAGGAGAAATCAAGGCGTTCTGTGCCTGCGGAAAATCGGAAAACGGCCCGTACTGCGATGGGTCGCATCAGGGCACGGAATACACGCCCTATGTCATCGAGTTTGACAAGGATCAGACCATCTACGCCTGCGGATGCCAGCAATCCGGCAACCGCCCCTTTTGCGACGGAAGTCACGAAAGGCGGTAA